A DNA window from Phragmites australis chromosome 11, lpPhrAust1.1, whole genome shotgun sequence contains the following coding sequences:
- the LOC133884434 gene encoding pre-mRNA splicing factor SR-like 1 isoform X4: MEIQTSGKPIDLLMEKVLCMNILSSDYFKELYRLKTYHEVIDEIYNHVDHVEPWMTGNCRGPSTAFCLLYKFFTMKLTVKQMHGLLKHPDSPYIRAIGFLYLRYVADPKILWTWYEPYLKDDEEFSPGSNGRNTTMGVYVRDLILGQKLCQLTGQFSWSVLL; the protein is encoded by the exons ATGGAGATACAGACTTCAGGGAAGCCCATTGATCTGCTGATGGAGAAGGTTCTTTGCATGAACATTCTGTCTTCTGATTACTTTAAGGAGCTCTACAGGCTGAAGACCTATCATGAGGTCATTGATGAGATTTACAATCATGTCGATCACGTGGAGCCTTGGATGACTGGCAATTGCAGGGGCCCCTCGACTGCATTCTGTCTCCTCTAcaagttcttcaccatgaaGCTTACTGTCAAACAGATGCACGGTTTGTTGAAGCATCCTGACTCCCCATACATTAGAGCT ATTGGTTTCTTGTATCTTCGCTATGTTGCGGACCCAAAGATTCTGTGGACATGGTACGAGCCCTATCTAAAGGACGATGAG GAATTCTCCCCTGGATCTAATGGCCGCAATACAACCATGGGTGTTTATGTGCGTGATCTTATACTTGGACAG AAACTGTGCCAACTAACTGGACAATTTTCTTGGTCAG TACTACTTTGA
- the LOC133884434 gene encoding pre-mRNA splicing factor SR-like 1 isoform X5 produces MEIQTSGKPIDLLMEKVLCMNILSSDYFKELYRLKTYHEVIDEIYNHVDHVEPWMTGNCRGPSTAFCLLYKFFTMKLTVKQMHGLLKHPDSPYIRAPLTVLRLISLDGLVSGFWY; encoded by the exons ATGGAGATACAGACTTCAGGGAAGCCCATTGATCTGCTGATGGAGAAGGTTCTTTGCATGAACATTCTGTCTTCTGATTACTTTAAGGAGCTCTACAGGCTGAAGACCTATCATGAGGTCATTGATGAGATTTACAATCATGTCGATCACGTGGAGCCTTGGATGACTGGCAATTGCAGGGGCCCCTCGACTGCATTCTGTCTCCTCTAcaagttcttcaccatgaaGCTTACTGTCAAACAGATGCACGGTTTGTTGAAGCATCCTGACTCCCCATACATTAGAGCT CCACTAACAGTCCTACGACTTATTTCTTTGGATGGACTTGTGTCTGGATTTTGGTACTAG
- the LOC133885559 gene encoding auxin-responsive protein IAA1-like, whose translation MSEETARSSTESSAASSGLDFEDTALTLRLPGSDPDRKRASTSDTVDRSPRAAAASDAPPSPKVRVVGWPPVSRNRRNALPRGKFVKVAVAGAPYQRKVDLEAYAGYEQLLAALQDKFTSHFTVRRVGNEEMELVDVVSGAEYVPTYEDKDGDWMLVGDVPWRMFVETCQRLRLMKSSEVVNLAPRAAE comes from the exons ATGTCGGAGGAGACGGCGCGGAGCTCCACGGAGTCCTCCGCGGCCTCCTCGGGGCTCGACTTCGAGGACACCGCCCTCACCCTGCGCCTCCCGGGCTCCGACCCCGACCGCAAGCGCGCCTCCACCTCCGACACCGTCGACCGCTCCCCCCGCGCCGCAGCCGCCTCCGACGCTCCCCCCTCCCCCAA GGTGCGGGTGGTGGGGTGGCCGCCGGTGAGCAGGAACCGGAGGAACGCGCTCCCCAGGGGCAAGTTCGTCAAGGTGGCAGTGGCTGGCGCGCCGTACCAGCGCAAGGTGGACCTCGAGGCGTACGCGGGTTACGAGCAGCTGCTCGCAGCGCTCCAGGACAAGTTCACCTCCCACTTCACCGTCC GCAGGGTGGGGAACGAGGAGATGGAGCTCGTTGACGTCGTGAGCGGGGCGGAGTACGTGCCGACGTACGAGGACAAGGACGGCGACTGGATGCTCGTCGGAGACGTCCCCTGGAG AATGTTTGTTGAGACCTGCCAGCGTCTTCGTCTCATGAAAAGCTCTGAGGTGGTTAACTTAG CGCCAAGAGCTGCTGAATGA
- the LOC133884434 gene encoding pre-mRNA splicing factor SR-like 1 isoform X6 codes for MEIQTSGKPIDLLMEKVLCMNILSSDYFKELYRLKTYHEVIDEIYNHVDHVEPWMTGNCRGPSTAFCLLYKFFTMKLTVKQMHGLLKHPDSPYIRADTSMTKFASSS; via the exons ATGGAGATACAGACTTCAGGGAAGCCCATTGATCTGCTGATGGAGAAGGTTCTTTGCATGAACATTCTGTCTTCTGATTACTTTAAGGAGCTCTACAGGCTGAAGACCTATCATGAGGTCATTGATGAGATTTACAATCATGTCGATCACGTGGAGCCTTGGATGACTGGCAATTGCAGGGGCCCCTCGACTGCATTCTGTCTCCTCTAcaagttcttcaccatgaaGCTTACTGTCAAACAGATGCACGGTTTGTTGAAGCATCCTGACTCCCCATACATTAGAGCT GACACGTCGATGACAAAGTTTGCAAGCAGTTCATAG